One window of Campylobacter avium LMG 24591 genomic DNA carries:
- the rpsF gene encoding 30S ribosomal protein S6, whose amino-acid sequence MRHYEVLFILKPTLTEEEVEARLNFVKEVLTKNGASIATVVPMGTRKLAYAIKKYERGTYFVIYFQAEPSLIAELERILRINEDIIRFLIVKYENKKEIVAWEKLSQGIKQSKKEIKASPNIE is encoded by the coding sequence ATGAGACATTATGAGGTTTTGTTTATACTCAAGCCTACTCTTACTGAAGAGGAGGTTGAGGCTAGGTTGAATTTCGTAAAAGAAGTTCTTACTAAAAATGGTGCTAGCATTGCTACCGTTGTTCCTATGGGAACTAGAAAGCTAGCTTATGCTATTAAAAAATACGAAAGAGGCACTTATTTTGTTATTTATTTTCAAGCTGAGCCTAGCTTGATTGCTGAACTTGAGAGAATTCTTAGGATAAATGAAGATATTATAAGATTCTTGATTGTTAAGTATGAAAATAAAAAAGAAATAGTAGCTTGGGAAAAGTTAAGTCAAGGCATTAAGCAGTCTAAGAAAGAGATAAAAGCTTCGCCTAACATCGAGTAA
- a CDS encoding tetraacyldisaccharide 4'-kinase: MNSKFTWLDSYFYNPNLIQKCLAFLLLPLSALYLVLAILNSKFRKKQDFKIPMISVGNLTVGGSGKTPMCKAIAKFLKKECLKQEIYIVLRGYKRQSKGLKVVKFKDEILCSVNESGDEAMEYAYCEDISCVIVSENRSKGILEAKKLGAQVILLDDAFSKFHIKKFDILLENTIRPYFNFTLPSGAYRLPLRYKKKADFVALEEEDFLRYSMCKENMKAILVTAIAKPFRLYEHFIKARACYFFKDHYKFKKEELQNLLKKHNCDTLMLTFKDFVKVKDMGFKTQIIELNIELKDKLKNAIKKYIKDSDEACKN, from the coding sequence ATGAATTCTAAATTTACTTGGCTTGATTCTTATTTTTACAATCCAAATTTAATACAAAAATGCTTAGCCTTTTTGCTTTTACCGCTTAGTGCCTTGTATCTTGTTTTAGCTATTTTAAACTCCAAATTTAGAAAAAAACAAGATTTTAAAATACCTATGATAAGCGTTGGAAATTTAACCGTTGGCGGTTCTGGAAAAACTCCCATGTGTAAAGCCATAGCCAAATTTTTAAAAAAAGAGTGCTTAAAGCAAGAAATTTACATAGTTTTAAGAGGATATAAAAGGCAAAGTAAGGGTTTAAAAGTAGTTAAATTTAAGGATGAAATTTTATGCTCTGTAAATGAAAGCGGAGATGAGGCTATGGAATACGCTTACTGCGAGGATATAAGCTGTGTTATAGTAAGCGAAAATAGAAGCAAAGGCATTTTAGAAGCAAAAAAACTCGGTGCACAGGTGATTTTACTAGATGATGCTTTTTCTAAATTTCATATCAAAAAATTTGATATTTTGCTTGAAAATACCATTCGTCCTTATTTTAACTTCACATTGCCAAGCGGGGCGTATAGACTGCCTTTGCGTTACAAGAAAAAAGCTGATTTTGTGGCACTTGAGGAGGAGGATTTTTTAAGATATTCTATGTGCAAGGAAAATATGAAAGCCATTTTAGTAACAGCTATCGCAAAGCCATTTAGGCTTTATGAGCATTTTATAAAGGCCAGGGCTTGTTATTTTTTTAAAGACCATTATAAATTTAAAAAAGAGGAGTTGCAAAACTTGCTTAAAAAGCATAATTGCGATACACTTATGCTTACTTTTAAGGACTTTGTAAAGGTGAAAGATATGGGCTTTAAAACTCAGATTATAGAACTTAACATCGAACTTAAAGATAAGCTAAAAAACGCTATAAAAAAATACATAAAGGACAGTGATGAAGCTTGTAAGAACTAG
- the kdsB gene encoding 3-deoxy-manno-octulosonate cytidylyltransferase: MIIIPARLKSSRFEKKILCKINSLPMFVLTAKNMQEVDEVCVAVDDEEVLQIALKHNIKAVLTSKEHESGTDRINEACKILNLNDDEIIINVQADEPFIEKENIKKFKEFAKTCLHKDAFMASCYKKANSKDCDDSNLVKVVLDKNSFALYFSRSKIPFERDEYKESFKAHLGIYAYTVKALKEFCKFKASNLESAEKLEQLRALENSKKIKMLEIQTKSIGIDSKQDYEKAMKLFNFKP; this comes from the coding sequence ATGATAATCATACCCGCAAGATTAAAATCAAGCCGTTTTGAAAAGAAAATTTTATGCAAGATAAATTCTTTGCCAATGTTTGTATTGACAGCAAAAAATATGCAAGAAGTGGATGAAGTATGCGTAGCGGTGGATGATGAGGAGGTTTTGCAAATAGCCTTAAAACACAACATAAAAGCCGTTCTTACATCAAAAGAACACGAAAGCGGGACAGATAGGATAAATGAGGCTTGCAAGATATTAAATTTAAACGATGATGAGATAATTATCAATGTCCAAGCAGATGAGCCCTTTATAGAAAAAGAAAATATAAAAAAATTCAAAGAATTTGCAAAAACTTGCCTACACAAAGACGCTTTTATGGCGTCTTGCTACAAAAAAGCAAATTCAAAAGACTGCGATGATAGTAATTTAGTAAAGGTGGTGCTCGATAAAAACTCCTTTGCCTTGTATTTTTCAAGGTCTAAAATACCATTTGAAAGAGATGAATACAAAGAAAGCTTTAAGGCTCATTTGGGTATTTATGCCTACACGGTTAAGGCTTTGAAAGAATTTTGTAAATTCAAGGCTTCAAATTTAGAAAGTGCCGAAAAACTAGAACAATTACGTGCATTAGAAAATTCAAAAAAGATAAAAATGCTTGAAATTCAAACTAAGAGCATAGGTATAGACAGCAAGCAAGACTATGAAAAGGCTATGAAGCTGTTTAATTTTAAGCCTTAA
- a CDS encoding NAD+ synthase translates to MRDYKKIELFLCDFIKNECEKAGAKGVVLGISGGIDSALVAVLAKKALNDNVFALLMPTNSSNQTNLEDALKLCKDLNIQYEILNISKSLDELYLLSKNLDKIRKGNLAARLRMALLYDYSALKSYLVIGTSNKSELKLGYGTIYGDLAHAFNPIGDLYKSEIFDFAAYLNLPASFIEKEPSADLYENQSDEKEFGFSYKEIDKLLMAMERGDELAEFSEDLKEMVQTRMSKNAFKQRLPKIAKLDEF, encoded by the coding sequence ATGAGAGATTATAAAAAAATAGAATTATTTTTGTGCGATTTTATAAAAAATGAGTGCGAAAAAGCAGGTGCAAAAGGCGTAGTTTTAGGAATTAGCGGAGGGATAGATTCAGCTCTTGTGGCTGTGCTAGCAAAAAAAGCACTAAATGATAATGTCTTTGCGCTTTTAATGCCAACAAATTCATCTAATCAAACAAATTTAGAGGACGCACTTAAGCTCTGCAAGGACTTAAATATACAGTATGAGATACTTAACATCAGCAAAAGCTTAGATGAGCTTTACTTGCTTTCTAAAAATTTAGACAAAATAAGAAAAGGCAATCTAGCCGCTAGGCTTAGGATGGCCTTGCTTTATGATTATTCTGCCTTAAAATCATATCTTGTGATTGGCACTAGCAACAAAAGCGAACTAAAACTTGGTTATGGCACTATATACGGGGATTTAGCGCATGCTTTTAATCCTATCGGGGATTTATACAAGAGTGAAATTTTTGACTTTGCTGCTTACTTAAATTTACCAGCTTCCTTTATAGAAAAAGAACCGAGTGCGGATTTATATGAAAATCAAAGCGATGAAAAGGAATTTGGCTTTTCATATAAAGAAATAGACAAGCTTTTAATGGCTATGGAGCGAGGGGATGAACTTGCTGAATTTAGCGAGGATTTAAAAGAAATGGTGCAAACAAGAATGTCCAAAAATGCCTTTAAGCAAAGATTACCAAAGATAGCAAAATTAGATGAATTCTAA
- the rpsR gene encoding 30S ribosomal protein S18, which produces MAEKKKYSRRYCKYSEAKVEFIDYKDTAMLKHALSERFKIMPRRLTGTSKKYQEMVEVAIKRARHVALIPYIVDRKKVVSSNSF; this is translated from the coding sequence ATGGCTGAAAAAAAGAAATATTCAAGAAGATATTGCAAATACAGTGAAGCTAAGGTTGAATTCATAGACTATAAAGATACAGCTATGCTTAAGCACGCACTTTCTGAAAGATTTAAGATAATGCCTCGTCGCTTAACAGGCACAAGCAAAAAGTATCAAGAAATGGTTGAGGTTGCTATAAAAAGAGCAAGACATGTAGCCTTGATACCTTACATCGTAGATAGAAAAAAAGTAGTTTCTTCAAATTCTTTTTAA
- a CDS encoding single-stranded DNA-binding protein, which yields MFNKVILVGNLTRDIEMRYAPSGAAIGSCAIAVTRRFSGSSGEKREETCFIDISFFGRTAEIANQYLSKGSKILVEGRLRFEQWNDQNGQPRSKHSVAVESMEMLGSTLNSNQKSLQSSNPYQQNTYADNARPYQNNSYQEEKIKEIDISEFDADDKNELPF from the coding sequence ATGTTTAACAAGGTTATTTTGGTAGGAAATTTAACTAGAGATATAGAGATGCGTTACGCACCCTCAGGAGCTGCCATCGGCTCTTGTGCTATAGCTGTAACCAGGAGATTTTCTGGTTCTAGCGGGGAAAAAAGAGAGGAAACTTGTTTCATAGATATAAGTTTTTTTGGCAGAACTGCTGAGATAGCAAATCAATACCTATCAAAGGGTTCTAAAATTCTAGTAGAGGGTCGTTTGAGATTTGAGCAATGGAATGACCAAAATGGACAGCCTCGCTCAAAGCACAGCGTAGCCGTTGAAAGTATGGAGATGTTGGGTTCTACATTGAATTCAAACCAAAAATCTTTACAAAGCTCAAATCCATACCAACAAAATACATACGCAGACAATGCTAGACCGTATCAAAATAACAGTTATCAAGAAGAAAAGATAAAAGAAATAGACATCAGTGAATTTGACGCTGATGACAAAAACGAATTACCATTTTAA
- the fliP gene encoding flagellar type III secretion system pore protein FliP (The bacterial flagellar biogenesis protein FliP forms a type III secretion system (T3SS)-type pore required for flagellar assembly.): MKLRILLLIFCLSSMLFAAPEVTVPTVNLSLSAPESPQQLVTVLNVMIVLTILALAPSIVFVATSFLRLLVVFSFLRQALGTTTMPPNTILVTFALILTFFIMEPTATKAYNEGIKPYLAEQIGYEEAFNRASRPFKDFMLKNTREKDLALFYRIRDLPNPKTVEEVPLTIIVPAFIISELKTAFEIGFLIYLPFLVIDMVISSVLMSMGMMMLPPVMISMPFKLLIFVLVDGWNLLVHKLVESYLL; the protein is encoded by the coding sequence ATGAAATTGAGAATTTTACTTTTAATATTTTGCTTATCATCCATGCTTTTTGCGGCGCCTGAAGTTACGGTGCCTACTGTTAATCTAAGCCTTAGCGCTCCTGAGAGCCCACAGCAGCTAGTAACCGTGCTCAATGTGATGATAGTATTAACCATACTTGCTTTAGCGCCTAGCATAGTGTTTGTAGCAACATCTTTTCTAAGGCTTTTAGTGGTATTTTCCTTTCTAAGACAAGCACTTGGAACAACCACCATGCCGCCAAACACTATCTTGGTGACCTTTGCACTGATACTTACCTTTTTCATTATGGAGCCTACGGCAACCAAGGCTTATAATGAGGGGATTAAGCCGTATTTAGCGGAGCAAATAGGATACGAAGAGGCCTTTAACAGAGCCTCGCGTCCATTTAAAGACTTTATGCTTAAAAACACAAGGGAAAAGGATTTGGCACTTTTTTACCGCATAAGAGATTTGCCAAACCCTAAAACAGTGGAGGAAGTTCCACTTACCATCATAGTTCCAGCCTTTATAATCTCTGAGCTAAAAACTGCTTTTGAGATAGGATTTTTGATATATCTGCCGTTTTTGGTTATAGATATGGTGATTTCTTCGGTGCTTATGTCTATGGGTATGATGATGTTGCCACCGGTTATGATATCAATGCCGTTTAAACTATTAATCTTTGTTTTAGTGGATGGTTGGAATTTACTAGTGCATAAACTTGTGGAGAGTTACCTACTCTAG
- the thrC gene encoding threonine synthase — MKLVRTRDVNYEVDFKEAVLNPSTQDSSLYAPKSLPKFNGYEFKNLSYKDFALKLIQSFDFKLDELFIKALNAYDSFDDKNCPINIFKVSDKLYINELYHGPTRAFKDMALQPFGVLLSALAEKEKFLILCATSGDTGPATLKAFENKENIKVACIYPHLGTSEIQAMQMNSLKAKNLKTFPIEGNFDIAQSILKNLLNDEEFKKDIAKQGFKLTVANSVNFARILFQIIYHYYVCLSFDKEIDIIVPSGNFGNALGAYYAKKMGARIGKIKIAANSNNILSEFFNTGEYDLRNKKLVKTISPAMDILISSNIERLIFHLFGDKRCKELFTSLKENNFFKLNKDELELLQEDFEANFCTDLECKAYIKDFAKTCIIDPHTATCLKLVDNNKTQIISSTAEWTKFAPSMYEALFDKEVIDEQDALIDIAQYYEIGIKREILDLFNEKQKELKIYQKDAVKNAILEFVL, encoded by the coding sequence ATGAAGCTTGTAAGAACTAGAGATGTGAACTATGAGGTGGATTTTAAAGAAGCGGTGCTAAACCCTAGCACACAAGATTCTTCCTTGTACGCACCAAAAAGCTTGCCAAAATTTAATGGATATGAGTTTAAAAACCTAAGTTACAAGGACTTTGCGTTAAAGCTTATACAAAGTTTTGATTTCAAGCTTGATGAGCTGTTTATAAAGGCCTTAAATGCCTATGATAGCTTTGATGATAAGAACTGTCCTATAAATATTTTTAAGGTTAGTGATAAACTCTACATAAACGAACTTTATCACGGGCCTACAAGAGCCTTTAAAGATATGGCACTTCAGCCATTTGGCGTTCTTTTAAGCGCTTTGGCCGAAAAAGAAAAATTCCTAATCTTATGCGCAACAAGCGGAGATACAGGACCTGCAACGCTAAAAGCCTTTGAAAATAAAGAAAATATCAAGGTAGCTTGCATTTACCCTCACTTAGGCACAAGCGAAATTCAAGCCATGCAAATGAATAGCTTAAAGGCCAAGAACCTAAAAACTTTCCCGATAGAAGGTAATTTCGACATAGCGCAAAGCATACTAAAAAATTTATTAAACGATGAGGAATTTAAAAAAGATATCGCAAAGCAAGGCTTTAAGCTAACAGTTGCAAATTCCGTAAATTTTGCCAGAATTTTATTTCAAATCATCTATCACTACTATGTTTGCCTAAGCTTTGATAAAGAGATTGATATTATAGTTCCTAGTGGAAATTTTGGCAATGCTTTGGGTGCGTATTATGCGAAAAAAATGGGTGCTAGGATAGGTAAAATCAAGATTGCAGCAAATTCAAACAATATCTTGAGCGAATTTTTCAACACAGGAGAATATGACTTAAGAAACAAAAAGCTAGTTAAAACAATATCGCCGGCCATGGACATTCTCATATCATCGAATATAGAAAGATTAATATTTCATCTTTTTGGAGATAAAAGGTGCAAGGAATTATTTACTTCCTTAAAAGAAAATAACTTTTTCAAACTAAACAAAGATGAGTTAGAGCTCTTACAAGAGGACTTTGAGGCTAATTTTTGCACTGATTTAGAATGCAAAGCCTACATAAAAGACTTTGCGAAAACTTGCATAATAGACCCTCACACCGCAACCTGCCTTAAACTAGTGGATAACAATAAAACGCAAATAATTAGCTCCACTGCAGAGTGGACTAAATTCGCACCAAGCATGTATGAAGCTTTGTTTGATAAGGAAGTTATAGATGAGCAAGACGCACTTATAGACATAGCACAGTATTATGAGATAGGCATAAAAAGGGAAATTTTAGACCTTTTTAATGAAAAGCAAAAAGAGCTTAAAATTTATCAAAAAGACGCTGTGAAAAACGCCATTTTGGAGTTTGTATTATGA